Part of the Scomber japonicus isolate fScoJap1 chromosome 2, fScoJap1.pri, whole genome shotgun sequence genome, TACAAGATATCAGCCAAACTGCCCTGGAGTAGGAGTGCATtactttcacttcctttttcacttcctttttttgcttttcctgtttatgtgtACAATTAACGTTGAGAGAAATGTTGAGCAATATCAGGAAAGTGACTgacatgacaaataaataaaccaaagcAGCTCAGTAATTTCAGTCATTACAAAACCCCTGCAAATTTAATACTAAAGTAACACAAGCAAAAACAATCTTCAGCAACCAACAAACATGAAGCCACAAATCCAATACATCGAGCACTTCAGCTATGATCCAACTCATTTTTTGATTCCTGTCCTGAATTCTCTGTTTGACTGTCTTTGTGGCCATGTCGAATGTCAGAGAAAGAAGGTGTGACGGAAGGTGGACTGTCAGGTGATTGATGGGGTAAGTGTGAACCATTTGGTGACCCTGGTGTTGCAAAGCTCACATCTCGACTGCTCTTACGCCTAATATGAGCTCGTAAAGTCTTCCCTTGGGCTACCAgtatccctcctctctcctctaccAGTCCGTCAAACACTGCTCCCAGACTCTGTCGTATTCTTACACAGAAGTGTGGGCAGCTGAAGGCATACAGAATGGGATTCAACACTGGATTTAAGAATGCAATAGTTGTAGCTAAGGGCAGCCCCACTTCCACCAGCTTCAGATTTGTGTACCCATACTGTGCTGTCACTTCCATCATGCAGAAGATGTGATAAGGAGCCCAGCACAGTAAAAATGCTGTGATCACAAATGTCACCATTTTGGTGAAGCTCTGAGACAGCTGGCCTTGACTGTTCTGAGTAGGGGCGGTGGTGGGAGACATGGAAATAGATTTCAGCGCCAATGATGGACCAGAGGCCATAGGCTTAAGAGAGATAGTGTTTTTTGTGGCTGTAGGGGTACTTGTATTGTTTGTCATTATCAGTGTATCAGTTAACCTGCTGGTactctgcttcctcctcctcctcctgtttctcagGCTGAGAACAATTTGGATGTAGCTCCCTGCAATCACCACCAAGGGGAACAAGAATGCTAGAAACAGCTTGGAGGTGGCTGTTGCTGCTTGCCTCACTTTGCAATCTCTCTCAAGCATGGTTGAATACATAGCAAAATTATGATAGCACAATTTCCTCCCATCCAGTGTGTCAGTCACTGAGCGGaacaggaagtaaggaaatgTATTAATTGCTGCCCATAGCCAACCCAATGCACACATTTTCCATGCTCCTGCTACTGACCGATGATTCTGGCTCCACACTGGTTTGGTCACCAGAATGCAGCGGTCCAGGGAAATGGCTGCCAGCAGGAAGGCTGACACAAACATGTTCAAGAAGAAGATAGAAGCCTGTATTTTGCAAAGTGGGCTACCAAGCTGCCAGCTATGGGAGGAATTAAGGTATAAAGTGAAAAGGGGAAGTGTTAGGGTGGCTAGGAAGTCAGACATGGCCAGGTTGAGCACCCACACTGAAGCTACAGTGCGGCGCTGCAGGCGGAAGCCCACCACCCAAAGGATCAGTACGTTCTCCAAAATTCCAAAGCAGGAGAGCAGTCCGTGGAAGCAAACCACTATCAAATTGGCCTCTGTGTTGTTATTGAGGCTGTGATTCCGCATGGCATCTAGCAGGGGACAATACTGCTTCTCCCTTAAGGCATCCGTGGTGGAGATTGTGTTAAACATTGTTgctctgaaagaaaaagacaggaacAACAAGTAATGATTAAAATCAGAGGTGCAGAATGCTTACATGCTTGTTCTTGTTTGGAAACTAGGTGCTTTGTATGTGTTCCCTTCTGCAGTAGCTGATGCTCTATTTTACATGTTCACATTTGGAAAACATTTACAAGTACAATTGGTCACAGTGATAGAGCTGagggtggtgatgatgatgcttTCACCAGTAGACATGTCCTTGCCTGTACACAGCTGACAAATCCTCATTATTTTCTTCACATCCTATGACTGGATCAAATGATCACCATCATTGTCTCACTTGTTAATCTTTACAGATCAATTGTAAATGTATCCAGCTGCCAAAGAAACAATAAAGTAACCCTTATTAAGTGCAATTAAATAGATATCTGAAAGACTTAAATCAACAACACTGGCAGGATTAAAGTATTATTCTTGGCATTAGCAGTACAATTATACAACTATAACAAGAATGAAAACTTCACAGTGActtagcattttatgtatgatGTTTTCAGGTCCAGCTCTACAACCTATCAAGTTGCATAATGACACGCTAATGTGATGTCTGTACTTGGTCTATTAATGCAATTAAGGATTTCCAAGGGGAAACTGTTTTATATACCAGCTGATAGGCATGCTCTTTAGTCtcagaaaatacactaaaaataCTATAATTTAGGGGTACACAGTTTCCCTTTTGTTTCTCATGCTCTTTGCAGTTAGAAAaccatgaaaaaagaaaacaattctACAGTGTCTTTCACACAAACAGCAGGTCAAAACTTGTCCCCGTGGTCTAACCAAATACCAACTCTTGAGAAACTATGCATGCTTAGTCAAGCAATGCAGTCAGAGAATGTTTGGGAACTGAAGAATATACCAATGTGCTGTCGTCAGGATTaaagtgtttgtctgtgtgtcaatCTATCTTGTATTCTTTTAA contains:
- the LOC128366603 gene encoding prostaglandin D2 receptor 2; protein product: MFNTISTTDALREKQYCPLLDAMRNHSLNNNTEANLIVVCFHGLLSCFGILENVLILWVVGFRLQRRTVASVWVLNLAMSDFLATLTLPLFTLYLNSSHSWQLGSPLCKIQASIFFLNMFVSAFLLAAISLDRCILVTKPVWSQNHRSVAGAWKMCALGWLWAAINTFPYFLFRSVTDTLDGRKLCYHNFAMYSTMLERDCKVRQAATATSKLFLAFLFPLVVIAGSYIQIVLSLRNRRRRRKQSTSRLTDTLIMTNNTSTPTATKNTISLKPMASGPSLALKSISMSPTTAPTQNSQGQLSQSFTKMVTFVITAFLLCWAPYHIFCMMEVTAQYGYTNLKLVEVGLPLATTIAFLNPVLNPILYAFSCPHFCVRIRQSLGAVFDGLVEERGGILVAQGKTLRAHIRRKSSRDVSFATPGSPNGSHLPHQSPDSPPSVTPSFSDIRHGHKDSQTENSGQESKNELDHS